Proteins from one Rosa chinensis cultivar Old Blush chromosome 7, RchiOBHm-V2, whole genome shotgun sequence genomic window:
- the LOC112179870 gene encoding immune-associated nucleotide-binding protein 9, producing the protein MGGRLIDVNQELPFSNAARTVVLVGRTGNGKSATGNSILGKNAFKAKRSSSGVTTTTELKTAILRDGQQINVIDTPGLFDNSAKSDFISKEIAKCITLAEDGIHGVLVVLSTRTRFTKEEESAIRSLETLFGSKIFDYMIVVFTGGDELEEDETLEDYLGRDCPEHLKEILGLCGNRCVLFDNKSKDESKRVEQVQRLLSLVNLVIAQNGGRPYTDEIFAEVKKFRDQQEEVASKGYSKQEISRLNEQIQLAHDQQLKQITEMIDLKMKEKTMMLEQKLADERAARLRAEETTQEAQQRSEDVIRKIRNDLANTPEPKQPKCTERCAIM; encoded by the exons ATGGGTGGACGTTTGATTGATGTTAACCAGGAACTTCCCTTTTCTAATGCTGCTCGCACTGTGGTCTTAGTTGGACGCACTGGTAATGGAAAAAGTGCAACAGGCAACAGCATTCTTGGCAAAAACGCCTTCAAGGCCAAGCGTAGCTCTAGTGGTGTCACGACCACTACTGAATTGAAGACTGCTATCTTGAGAGATGGACAACAAATTAATGTTATAGACACTCCTG GTCTTTTTGATAATTCTGCCAAATCAGACTTTATTAGCAAAGAAATTGCCAAATGCATTACATTGGCCGAGGATGGAATCCATGGTGTTCTTGTGGTTCTCTCAACTAGAACTCGCTttacaaaagaagaagagtctGCAATCCGTAGCTTGGAAACTCTATTTGGAAGTAAAATCTTTGACTATATGATTGTTGTCTTTACGGGAGGAGATGAGCTTGAAGAAGATGAGACTTTGGAAGATTATTTGGGCCGTGATTGCCCGGAGCATTTGAAG GAAATCCTTGGTCTCTGTGGAAATCGCTGTGTGCTTTTTGATAACAAGTCTAAGGATGAAAGCAAGAGGGTTGAACAAGTGCAGCGGCTTCTCTCGCTTGTAAACTTGGTTATAGCTCAGAATGGTGGGAGGCCATACACGGATGAGATATTTGCTGAAGTGAAG AAATTTCGTGATCAACAAGAAGAGGTTGCTTCGAAGGGGTATTCAAAACAAGAAATATCTCGTTTGAATGAGCAGATACAGCTTGCACATGATCAGCAGCTTAAACAAATTACTGAGATG ATTGATTTAAAGATGAAAGAGAAAACCATGATGCTTGAACAAAAGTTAGCAGATGAACGTGCTGCAAGACTAAGAGCAGAAGAGACTACCCAAGAGGCTCAACAAAGGTCTGAGGATGTAATCCGAAAGATTAGAAACGATCTTGCAAACACGCCTGAGCCTAAGCAGCCAAAATGCACGGAGAGGTGTGCTATTATGTAA
- the LOC121050444 gene encoding uncharacterized protein LOC121050444: protein MARIAYSYAVKSHIRTKESQALYTTLLTQKAKKYHDGFLQLAITGSHFKQIILLDSSSNQLNRRACPSELLYLLSNSKRLYMGCWHEVWNYVGDRGLRQVQAWVTLGRAQLNFREPDSAIQSFDKALAIKPDSEDAQDDIL, encoded by the exons ATGGCGAGAATAGCATACTCATACGCAGTCAAATCTCATATTCGCACCAAAG AATCGCAAGCTTTGTACACCACACTTCTAACTCAGAAGGCGAAGAAGTATCATGATGGTTTTTTGCAACTAGCAATAACTGGGTCTCATTTCAAGCAG ATAATACTGTTGGATTCAAGCAGTAATCAGTTAAATAGGAG GGCATGCCCTTCAGAATTGTTATACCTTTTGTCAAATTCCAAAAGGCTTTATATGGGATGTTGGCATGAGGTTTGGAATTATGTTGGAGACAGAGGACTCCGGCAAGTGCAG GCATGGGTTACCCTTGGCAGAGCTCAGTTAAATTTTAGGGAACCTGATAGTGCCATTCAAAGCTTTGACAAAGCATTAGCCATCAAG CCTGATTCTGAGGACGCTCAAGATGACATACTGTGA